A genomic segment from Methanolobus zinderi encodes:
- a CDS encoding PRC-barrel domain-containing protein, with amino-acid sequence MTVPKVLSASSVEGDSVTNPEGEDLGKIEEVMLDLDEGMVAYAVLSFGGFLGIGDKLFAVPWQALSKKPDSHSFVLDVDKNTLENAPGFDKANWPGTGTKEHRDYITRISEYYGYKPYWIHNP; translated from the coding sequence TTGACAGTTCCAAAGGTATTATCTGCCAGTAGTGTTGAAGGAGATTCCGTGACAAATCCAGAGGGTGAGGATCTGGGGAAGATCGAGGAAGTTATGCTCGACCTGGATGAAGGAATGGTTGCATATGCCGTACTTTCGTTCGGAGGTTTCCTTGGAATCGGTGACAAGTTATTTGCGGTCCCGTGGCAGGCGCTGAGCAAAAAGCCGGATTCACATAGCTTTGTCCTTGATGTTGACAAGAATACACTTGAGAATGCTCCGGGATTTGACAAGGCCAACTGGCCGGGCACCGGTACAAAAGAACACAGGGATTATATTACAAGAATCTCCGAATACTATGGCTACAAACCATACTGGATACATAATCCGTAA
- the uppS gene encoding polyprenyl diphosphate synthase, which produces MLKHIPQLIYRGYEHLLTQEVKNAPIPRHVAIIMDGNRRYARKLGQITNFGHRQGASITEKVIEWSCELGIEHLTIYAFSTENFNRSNDEKENLFDLIRVKFDEIGEDERTHERKMRVHAIGDIEKLPDQLQESIKNVELVTSVYDKFNLNVAIAYGGRQEIVQAVREIASKVERGEISLEDINEETISNHLYPADGTALPNVDLIIRTGGDERVSNFLPWQANGNECASYFCAPFWPEFRKIDFLRSIRVYQTRAEERKQQTALRAAHFLKVLGKTEVNDMRKLSRKGKAQH; this is translated from the coding sequence ATATTGAAACACATACCTCAACTGATCTATCGAGGATATGAACATCTCCTTACACAGGAAGTCAAAAACGCCCCTATTCCAAGGCACGTAGCAATCATAATGGATGGTAACCGCAGGTATGCCCGTAAACTGGGCCAGATCACAAATTTCGGGCATCGCCAGGGTGCGAGTATTACCGAAAAAGTGATAGAATGGTCCTGTGAGCTGGGCATAGAACATCTCACAATTTACGCATTTTCCACTGAGAATTTCAACAGATCAAATGATGAAAAAGAAAATCTTTTCGATCTGATAAGGGTCAAGTTCGATGAGATCGGAGAGGACGAAAGGACCCATGAAAGAAAAATGCGCGTCCATGCCATTGGCGATATTGAAAAGCTGCCGGATCAACTTCAGGAGTCCATCAAGAACGTGGAACTTGTAACATCTGTTTATGACAAATTCAACCTCAATGTTGCAATTGCCTATGGAGGCAGACAGGAAATCGTCCAGGCTGTCCGCGAGATCGCATCAAAGGTTGAAAGGGGAGAGATCTCCCTGGAAGATATCAATGAGGAAACAATTTCAAATCACCTCTACCCCGCGGATGGAACAGCACTTCCCAACGTGGATCTTATCATCAGGACGGGAGGAGATGAAAGGGTTTCGAATTTCCTGCCATGGCAGGCCAATGGTAATGAATGTGCATCCTATTTCTGTGCACCTTTCTGGCCGGAGTTTCGTAAGATAGATTTCCTTCGTTCAATAAGGGTATACCAGACCCGTGCGGAAGAGAGAAAACAACAGACTGCACTTCGTGCAGCCCATTTCCTGAAAGTTCTTGGTAAAACAGAGGTCAATGATATGAGAAAACTTTCCAGGAAAGGAAAAGCTCAACATTGA
- a CDS encoding DUF2551 domain-containing protein has protein sequence MFVLETIEERVRDRLIKYLSRDDTGIRKVVLKLFLKGGKFTTGDVYEHLHNADFDVSYRGVSAMVGLMNTRLGILSIDVTGDHNIYLLKEDYRDIVKSVLENY, from the coding sequence GTGTTTGTACTGGAAACGATAGAAGAGCGAGTAAGGGACAGGCTCATAAAATATCTTAGTCGCGATGACACAGGCATACGTAAAGTAGTTCTTAAATTATTCCTAAAAGGTGGTAAATTCACTACAGGTGACGTTTACGAACATCTCCACAATGCAGATTTTGATGTCAGTTACAGAGGAGTTTCAGCAATGGTAGGTCTTATGAACACCAGGCTTGGAATACTCAGCATTGATGTTACCGGCGATCATAACATATACCTGTTGAAGGAAGATTACAGGGACATAGTTAAATCTGTTCTAGAGAATTACTGA
- a CDS encoding radical SAM protein yields the protein MSEAKQSETGSFHTFLPEGCKLCHIGAKMVLFVTGICPRDCFYCPVSIERRNEVVYANERPVSSDRDIIEEARQMDALGTGITGGEPLLRRENVLHYIELLKSEFGKEHHVHLYTSMAPEKETIEKLAQAGLDEIRFHPPVDMWGEIRESKYSESITNSKEHGLDVGIEIPAINGIEKVAEFAKEYDCFLNLNELEFSDSNAEKMKSKGFVLESDLSNAVEGSRETANRIVPIAGKMHFCSSTYKDAVQLRERLIRIARNVARDFDEITDDGTIVYGEITCLNDSCRENVIECFMEEEVPEDMSEITESGLQTAWWILEELADMIRENTDEMFIVERYPFEKGLIVEKIPV from the coding sequence ATGAGTGAAGCGAAGCAGAGTGAGACAGGTTCTTTTCATACATTCCTGCCCGAGGGCTGTAAATTATGTCATATCGGAGCCAAGATGGTGCTTTTTGTTACAGGGATATGTCCAAGGGATTGCTTTTATTGTCCGGTGTCCATAGAGAGAAGAAACGAGGTGGTCTATGCCAACGAAAGACCTGTGAGCTCCGACAGGGATATTATCGAAGAAGCAAGGCAGATGGATGCACTTGGCACGGGAATAACCGGAGGAGAGCCACTTCTCAGACGTGAAAATGTTCTTCACTACATAGAATTGCTTAAATCTGAGTTCGGAAAAGAGCATCATGTCCACCTTTACACTTCAATGGCCCCTGAAAAGGAAACCATAGAAAAGCTTGCGCAAGCCGGTCTGGACGAGATCAGGTTTCACCCTCCGGTTGATATGTGGGGTGAGATCAGGGAAAGCAAGTACTCAGAATCCATAACTAATTCAAAAGAGCATGGGCTTGATGTCGGGATAGAGATTCCTGCAATTAACGGGATTGAAAAGGTAGCAGAATTTGCTAAAGAATATGATTGCTTCCTCAATTTAAATGAGCTGGAGTTCTCGGACTCCAATGCTGAAAAGATGAAAAGTAAGGGTTTTGTGCTTGAAAGCGACCTGTCAAATGCTGTTGAAGGCTCCCGTGAGACTGCAAACAGAATTGTTCCCATTGCCGGTAAAATGCATTTTTGTTCATCCACTTATAAGGACGCTGTGCAACTAAGGGAGCGTCTGATACGTATCGCCCGGAATGTGGCAAGGGACTTTGATGAGATCACCGATGACGGAACCATTGTTTACGGCGAGATCACCTGCCTGAATGATAGCTGCAGGGAAAATGTGATAGAGTGTTTTATGGAAGAGGAAGTTCCGGAAGATATGTCAGAAATCACAGAATCCGGCTTGCAGACAGCGTGGTGGATACTGGAAGAGCTGGCGGACATGATCAGGGAAAATACTGATGAGATGTTCATAGTGGAAAGATATCCTTTTGAAAAGGGATTAATTGTTGAAAAGATACCTGTTTGA
- a CDS encoding DUF362 domain-containing protein, with protein sequence MNEIEGHIAVIGCRKCGKCNNICPHDALYRVDGVVRVNYDLCTVCMECVRTCPNKALVYIE encoded by the coding sequence ATGAATGAGATAGAAGGCCATATCGCAGTGATAGGCTGCAGGAAATGCGGGAAATGTAATAATATCTGTCCGCATGATGCTCTTTACAGGGTAGATGGTGTGGTTCGTGTGAACTATGATCTGTGTACCGTATGTATGGAATGTGTCAGGACCTGTCCCAACAAGGCCCTGGTTTATATCGAGTGA
- a CDS encoding flavin reductase family protein, with amino-acid sequence MKQSIGAKPLAFPAPAWVIGTYDMFGKPDAATVAWGGITCSSPPCIGISLREATQSYKNIMEKEAFTVNIPSEKYARETDYFGMASGKDEDKFEVSGLTPVKSDNVYAPYIEEFPLILECKLIHSFEIGLHTQFIGEIVDIKADESVLNKGTPDIEKVKPVVFAPETRNYHAIGKVLGKAFSIGREISKK; translated from the coding sequence ATGAAACAATCAATAGGAGCTAAACCACTTGCATTCCCGGCCCCGGCATGGGTGATCGGTACGTATGATATGTTCGGAAAACCTGACGCTGCAACCGTCGCGTGGGGAGGGATCACATGTTCCAGCCCCCCGTGCATCGGCATATCGCTGAGGGAAGCAACCCAGAGTTACAAGAATATCATGGAAAAAGAGGCCTTTACCGTTAATATACCCTCTGAAAAGTATGCCAGGGAAACTGATTACTTTGGCATGGCAAGCGGTAAGGACGAGGATAAGTTCGAAGTCAGCGGGCTCACACCCGTAAAAAGTGATAATGTGTATGCACCGTACATCGAAGAATTTCCCCTGATACTGGAGTGCAAACTCATACATAGTTTTGAGATCGGACTTCACACCCAGTTCATCGGGGAGATAGTCGACATCAAGGCAGATGAATCAGTACTTAACAAAGGGACACCCGACATTGAAAAGGTTAAACCTGTAGTATTTGCACCTGAGACCAGAAACTACCATGCCATAGGAAAAGTACTTGGAAAAGCATTCTCAATCGGCAGAGAGATTAGCAAGAAGTGA